A region from the Malus domestica chromosome 07, GDT2T_hap1 genome encodes:
- the LOC103436069 gene encoding small ribosomal subunit protein uS15 translates to MGRMHSRGKGISASALPYKRTPPSWLKISTQDVEENICKFAKKGLTPSQIGVILRDSHGIAQVKSVTGSKILRILKAHGLAPEIPEDLYHLIKKAVSIRKHLERNRKDKDSKFRLILVESRIHRLARYYKKTKKLPPVWKYESTTASTLVA, encoded by the exons ATGGGGCGTATGCACAGCAGAGG AAAGGGTATTTCAGCTTCAGCTTTGCCGTACAAGAGGACCCCACCTAGCTGGTTGAAGATCTCAACCCAGGAT GTTGAGGAGAACATCTGCAAGTTTGCGAAAAAGGGTCTGACACCCTCTCAAATTGGTGTTATTCTTCGTGATTCTCACGGTATTGCTCAGGTGAAGAGTGTCACTGGAAGCAAGATCTTGCGTATTCTGAAGGCTCATG GTCTTGCTCCTGAAATTCCTGAGGATCTTTACCATCTGATCAAGAAGGCTGTTTCAATCAGGAAGCATTTGGAGAGGAATAGGAAGGACAAGGATTCTAAATTTAGACTGATTCTGGTTGAGAGCAGAATCCATCGCCTTGCTCGTTACtacaagaagacaaagaagctTCCACCAGTCTGGAAGTA CGAATCTACCACCGCCAGCACTCTCGTGGCTTAG